From a region of the Sesamum indicum cultivar Zhongzhi No. 13 linkage group LG3, S_indicum_v1.0, whole genome shotgun sequence genome:
- the LOC105156992 gene encoding LOW QUALITY PROTEIN: probable serine/threonine-protein kinase WNK9 (The sequence of the model RefSeq protein was modified relative to this genomic sequence to represent the inferred CDS: substituted 1 base at 1 genomic stop codon), translating into MSGTVDLDSDDSEFVEVDPTGRYGRYNEILGKGASKTVYRAFDEYEGIEVAWNQVKLYDFLQSPEDLERLYCEIHLLKTLNHRNIMKFCTSWVDTANRNINFVTEMFTSGTLRQYRLKHKKVNIRAIKHWCRQILQGLLYLHSHDPPIIHRDLKCDNIFINGNQGEVKIGDLGLAAILRKSHAARCVGTPEFMAPEVYEEEYNELVDIYSFGMCILEMVTFEYPYSECTHPAQIYKKVISGXKPDALYKVKDPEVRLFVEKCLATVSDRLSAWELLNDPFLQIDDYVYDLRPFSYHRDYDEIGPILTQRLLSAHHSTTSSLVNGYSNFLGYEQEKDLDCRSVEYEANEIDLFMSQDKEQSEHFDVTIKGRMREDGNIFLKLRIADKEGRVRNIYFPFDIETDTALSVATEMVAELDIMDQDVTKIAEMIDTEIASLVPDWRMGVVLEESPSHENGSCCQNCASDGSLEGYLSSHQSGKNLQVRQCSKHGCGAIHGRFEETYQFEGREASLQANENLEGLIIDKEDNVVRSEEDNAYNVLQGSPNGEPSTLAEDYENEIRQELRWLKAKYQMQLRQLRDQQLGIVSKSSNFNSDNKECKNDNFSSVSSIAEVEKDDSGPKSFASGNDFTKFPPMNSDKKVINQKVCNYESAYNSCGPLQMGTAKNFYSGPLLPHSLHRATSLPVDATDL; encoded by the exons ATGAGTGGTACTGTTGATCTTGATTCAGATGATTCTGAATTTGTTGAAGTTGATCCTACTGGAAGATATGGAAGG TACAATGAGATTCTTGGAAAAGGGGCTTCTAAGACAGT TTACAGAGCTTTTGATGAGTATGAAGGTATTGAAGTAGCCTGGAATCAGGTGAAACTCTATGATTTCTTACAAAGTCCTGAGGATCTTGAGAGGCTGTACTGTGAAATTCACTTGCTCAAAACCTTAAACCACAGAAACATTATGAAGTTCTGTACTTCTTGGGTAGACACTGCCAAcagaaacatcaattttgtGACAGAGATGTTCACTTCTGGTACTCTCAGACA GTATAGGCTGAAACATAAGAAGGTCAACATTAGAGCAATCAAACATTGGTGCAGACAAATCTTGCAAGGTCTTCTTTATCTCCACAGCCATGACCCTCCCATCATTCATCGCGACCTCAAATGCGACAACATTTTTATCAATGGAAACCAAGGCGAAGTCAAGATTGGCGACCTTGGCCTCGCTGCAATCCTTAGGAAATCCCACGCCGCTCGATGTGtag GAACGCCGGAGTTCATGGCTCCGGAGGTGTATGAAGAGGAATACAACGAATTAGTGGACATTTATTCATTCGGAATGTGCATTTTGGAAATGGTGACTTTCGAGTATCCATACAGCGAATGCACACATCCTGCCCAAATTTATAAGAAAGTCATCTCC GGATAGAAACCAGATGCTCTTTACAAGGTTAAGGATCCTGAGGTTCGGCTATTTGTTGAGAAATGTCTGGCAACGGTGTCCGACCGGCTTTCCGCTTGGGAGCTTCTCAACGACCCCTTCCTCCAAATCGATGATTATGTTTATGATTTGAGGCCGTTCAGTTATCATAGAGACTATGATGAAATCGGTCCAATTTTGACCCAGCGTCTCCTAAGTGCTCATCATAGCACTACCAGTTCTCTAGTCAACGGCTATTCCAATTTTCTTGGTtatgaacaagaaaaagacTTGGATTGCCGCTCGGTCGAATATGAAGCAAATGAAATTGATTTGTTCATGAGTCAGGACAAGGAGCAATCCGAACACTTCGATGTGACGATCAAAGGGAGAATGAGAGAAGACGGCAAcatcttcttgaaactcagaATCGCTGACAAGGAAG gTCGAGTCAGAAACATATATTTCCCGTTTGATATCGAGACTGACACGGCTCTGAGTGTCGCAACGGAAATGGTTGCTGAGTTGGACATAATGGACCAAGATGTGACTAAGATTGCTGAAATGATAGACACTGAGATCGCCTCGTTGGTGCCAGACTGGAGAATGGGGGTTGTCTTAGAGGAAAGCCCGAGTCACGAAAACGGCAGTTGCTGTCAGAATTGTGCTTCCGATGGTTCTCTTGAAGGTTATTTGTCGTCCCACCAGTCGGGTAAGAACTTGCAAGTTCGTCAATGTTCCAAACACGGGTGTGGGGCTATACATGGCCGCTTCGAAGAGACCTACCAATTTGAGGGCCGCGAAGCAAGTCTCCAAGCCAATGAAAACCTTGAAggattaataattgataagGAAGACAATGTTGTAAGAAGCGAGGAGGACAATGCATATAATGTTCTTCAAGGTTCTCCGAATGGAGAGCCCTCAACTCTAGCAGAGGATTATGAAAACGAGATAAGGCAGGAGCTACGATGGCTCAAGGCCAAGTATCAAATGCAGTTGAGGCAACTAAGGGATCAACAACTTGGCATAGTatcaaaatcttcaaatttcaattctGACAACAAAGAATGCAAAAACGACAACTTCTCATCAGTCTCGAGCATTGCAGAAGTAGAGAAGGATGATTCCGGGCCTAAATCTTTTGCATCCGGCAATGATTTTACCAAGTTTCCCCCCATGAATTCCGACAAGAAAGTTATTAACCAAAAGGTTTGCAATTATGAGTCCGCATACAATTCTTGTGGTCCACTGCAGATGGGCACGGCCAAGAACTTCTATTCTGGTCCATTGCTCCCACATTCGCTTCATCGGGCTACTTCTTTACCCGTGGATGCAACAGATTTGTAA